Part of the Solwaraspora sp. WMMA2065 genome is shown below.
AGCCCGGACACCTGGCCGGCAAGGGTGACCGGGACTACGCGTCCGAGGTGGATCTCGCTGTCGAACGGGAGCTGCGTGCCTTCCTGGCCGACGCCACCCCGCACGTCGGGTTCCTCGGCGAGGAGGAAGGCGTCTCCGGGGTCGGCGACGGGCCTCAGTGGGTGCTGGATCCGGTCGACGGCACGGTCAACTTCGCGCACGGCGTACCGCTGTGCGGGGTGTCGTTGGCCCTGGTCCGGGACCGGCGTCCGGTGGTCGGGGTGATCGAGTTGCCGTTACTGGGCGGCCGGTACACCGCGACTCTCGGCGGGGGCGCGTGGCGCGACGACCGGCCGATCCGGGTGCGGGGCACGACGCGGCTGCCCGACGCGTTGGTCAATCTCGGCGACTTCGCGGTGGGCGACGAAGCCGCGGAGCGCAACGCCGCCCGGTTCGCGCTCACCCAGCGGATGGCCCGGGGCGCGCTGCGGGTGCGGATGCTCGGCTCCGCCGCGATCGACCTGGTCTGGGTGGCCGACGGTCGTACCGATGTGTCGATCGCCCTGTCGAACAAGCCGTGGGACATGGCCGCCGGCACGTTGATCGCCCGAGAGGCGGGTGCCGCCGTCGTCGACATCGACGGTACGCCGCACAGCCTCGACTCGTTCGCGACGATCGCTGCGGCTCCGCAGCTGCTCGACGAGGTCCTCGCGCAGGTGCGGGCGGCGGCTGACGACGGCGGGCTCACCTGACGACGGCGGGCTCGTAGGTGTGCAAGGTCGCCTGCCGGGAACGGCAGTGGACGGCCGTGCCGGGTCGTCGACCCGGGCGGCATCCGGGACCCGGACGGCGGCAGGGAAGGAACGGGGATGATTACCAGGATCGGGCAGGAAGGGAACGTGCTCGGTTACGAAGTGGCCGGGAAGCTGACCGAGCAGGAGTACCAGGACCTGTACCGGGAGCTGCGGGCGGCGATCGCCGAGTACGGCTCGGTCTCGGTCCTCGGCCGGCTGCCGGACGACGGACTGCCGGGTATGGAGCTGTCGGCGATCGATGACCGGTTACGGTTTGCCCGGGAGCATCTGACCGACATCGACCGGGCTGCGGTGGTCGGCGGCAACCGGGTGGCCGAGTGGGTGACCCGGGCCTCGGACGCGATGACGCCGATCGAGCTGCGGCACTTCCACGCCGGCGCGGAGCAGCAGGCCTGGGACTGGTTGCGTCGAGCCCGCCCGGTGTGACGGCCGGTCGCGCCCGGTCGCGCCCGGTCGACGTTCGGTGGCGGCCGGTGCGGGCTTGCTCACACCCTGGGATCGCCGGGTGCCCGGTCCGACCAGCGCCCGTACACTCGCTGGAAACACAACTTCATACCTCATCCAGAGGGGCAGAGGGACACGGCCCGATGAAGCCCCGGCAACCACCCCCACCCGTCGCGCCGGTCGCAATCGGCCAGCCGGGGCAGGTGCCAATTCCGTCCCCGTCGCACCGCGCGGCGCAGGGAAAGATGAGAGGACAGCCGCCATGACGTCGCTGATCGACGCGAGCACCACCAGCCCTGACTCCGCCCCGGTGAGCACCACCAGCCCGGCCCGTGTCCTGGTCTGTCGCGGCTGTGGTGCCGAATACCCGCTCGCCGCGCAGCACGCCTGTTACGAGTGTTTCGGGCCGCTGGAGGTCGGCTACGACCCAGCGGCTCTCGCCCGCGTCACCCGGGCCGACATCGAGGCGGGCCCGGCCAACATCTGGCGGTACGCCCCGCTGCTGCCCGCCGGTCAGGACCCGGCCACCCGGGTCAGCCTGGATCCCGGCTTCACCCCCCTCGTCCCGGCCGCCGCGCTCGCCGCCGAGCTCGGCATCCGGGCGCCGCTGTGGGTCAAGGACGACAGCGCCAACCCGACCCACTCGTTCAAGGACCGGGTCGTTTCGGTGGCGCTCACCGCTGCCCGTACGCTCGGTTTCTCCCGGTTTGCCTGCGCCTCCACTGGTAACCTGGCCAACTCGGTCGCTGCGCACGCCGCCCGCGCCGGCGTACCGTCGATCGTCTTCATCCCCGGCGACCTGGAGCCCGGCAAGATCGTCACAACCGCGGTGTACGGCGGTGAGCTGGTCGCGATCGAGGGCTCCTACGACGACGTGAACCGGCTGTGCAGCGAGCTGGTGGAGACCGACGAGTTCGAGGACACCGCGTTCGTCAACGTCAACGTGCGGCCGTACTACGCGGAGGGGTCCAAGACGCTCGGCTACGAGGTGGCCGAGCAGCTCGGCTGGCGGATCCCCGAGCAGGTGGTGATCCCGATGGCCAGCGGTGAACTGCTCACCAAGGTGGACAAGGCGTTCACCGAGCTGGTCGAGATCGGTCTGGTCGACGCGCCAGCGAACGGCTGGCGGGTGTTCGGCGCTCAGTCCGCCGGTTGCAACCCGATCGCGACCGCGCTGCACCGCGACACCGACCAGATCGTGCCGGTGAAGCCGACCGGGATCGCCAAGTCGCTCAACATCGGCGACCCGGCCGCCGGTCTGTACGCGTTGGAGGCGGTGCGGCGCACCGGTGGCTGGATGGACTACGCCGACGACGACGAGATCCGGGCGGGGATCCGGCTGCTGGCCCGGACCACCGGTGTGTTCGCCGAGACGGCCGGTGGGGTGACCACGGCGGTGCTGAAGAAGCTGGTCGGCAGTGGACGGCTGGACCCGGCCGCCGAGACGGTCGTCTACAACACCGGCGAAGGCCTGAAAACCATCGACGCGGTCGCCGGGCAGGTCGGCCCTACTCATCGGGTGAAACCGTCGTTGCGTTCGGTTCGTGAGGCAGGGCTGCTCGGCTGACCTTCTGACCAGCGCACCCTCCACTGAATCGGCTGATCGGCCTACGCTGATCAGCCGATGTTCGTGTGCGGTCCGTAGTCAGAGTTTTGCCATAGGTCGAGAAAATACGCCGGTGGGGTCTTGACGGCTGCACTTGCACGGCGCAGGATGCTCCGTGCGGGAGGACGACTCGCCGTAAGGGCCCCGACCGAGCTTGGCAACAATCTCAACCCCGGGTCCCAACGACCGACGGCGCCGGAGGCGCTGTGCGAGCGTCCTCCCGACCAACATCCCCCGACCGGTAATTCGGTCGCGCTGGTGGTCCCGCCCCGTCACGCTCGACGGCATGGACATCACCATCACCCCGCTGGATCCGGCCGACGAGGCCGCCTTCGAGCAGGCGTACCAGATCAAGCGGTCGGCCACCTCCGTCCCGGACATACCGCCGACGCCCCGGCAGTGGTTCGAGGCCCTGCTGCGGCATCAGCGGCACAGCGTACGGTTCGAGGCCGCGTTGGCCAGTGTGGACGGCGTACCGGTCGGGTTGGTCGCCATGGAGTTCCCGTTGCTCGACAACCTCGACAACGTCGGCGTGGACATCCAGGTGGCCCCCGGGCACCGGCGGCGCGGCATCGGTCGCGCACTGTACGCGTACGCCGTGCGGCGGGCCCGGGAGGTCGGCCGCACCCGGATCATGGGGCACTCGGCGGACACCATGCCCGGCGGCGTCGCCCGCGACCCGGCGCCGACCGCCTTCGCCCTCGCCGTGGGGGTCAAATCGGCCCTGGTCGAGGCGCGCCGTCGGCTCGAAATCGACGCGGTCGACCAGCCGGCGCTCGACGTGATGCTCGCCGAGGACTGGCGCCGCGCCCCCGGCTACGAGTTGCTGACCTGGGTCGGACCCTGCCCTGAGGACTACCGCGCCGATCTCGCCTACCTGGACGGGCGGATGGTGACCGACTCGCCAATGGGTGACCTGGAGTGGGAGCCGGAAAAGGTCGACGCCGACCGGATCCACGAAGCGGATCTGGCCCGGGAGGCGGCCGGCACCCGCAGCTACCACACGGTGACCCGACATCTGGACAGCGGCCGGATCGTCGCCTGGAGCAACATCACCCGGCAGGCCGAACCGGACTGGCACGCCTATCAACAGATCACCATCGTCGACCCGGATCATCGCGGTCACCGGCTGGGCACCATCGTCAAGATCGAGAACCTGCGGTTCACGTTGCGCCACGAACCGGCGCTGCGGGTGATCGACACCTGGAACGCCGACAGCAACCAGCACATGATCGCGATCAACGAGGCGCTCGGCTTCCGGGCGGTCGACATCTGGCAGAACTGGCAGCAGACCATCTGAGGCATGATGACGGCATGACGGAGACCCCGCACCCGCTGTACGTCACGCACGCCGACACCCTGGCCCGCGCGCTGACCGCGATCGTCGAACGCGACTACTGGTCGGCCTACCCCGAGTCGCCGAGCCCTCGGATCTACGGCGAACACGCCGCCGCCGAGGGCGCGGCGGCTTTCCGCGCCTACCTGGGCAGGGATTTCCCCCTCGACCAGCCCACCGCCACCGGCGAACCGGTCGCCACCGACGACAGCCCGTTCGGCATCGAACTCGGCGCCCGGTACCCCCGCGCCGACGCCGACCAGCTGATCACCGCCGCCCGGGCCGCGCTGCCCGCCTGGCGCGAGGCCGGCCCGCGCAGCCGGGCCGGCGTCTGCCTGGAGATCCTCGCCCGGCTGCACGAGCACAGCTTCGAGCTGGCCAACGCGGTGCAGTTCACCACCGGTCAGGCGTTCGTGATGGCGTTCCAGGCCGGCGGGGCGCACGCGCTGGACCGCGCGCTGGAAGCCATCGCCTACGCGTACGCCGAGATGACCCGCCACCCACGGACCGCCGGTTGGGAGAAGCCGACCGGTCGGGGCGAGCCGCTGCGGATGGCCAAGACGTTCCATGTGGTGCCGCGCGGCGTCGCGCTGGTCATCGGCTGCCACACCTTCCCGACCTGGAATTCCTACCCGGGGCTGTTCGCCTCCCTGGTCACCGGAAATCCGGTGCTGGTCAAGCCGCACCCGGGCGCGGTGCTGCCGCTGGCGATCACCGTCCGCTACGCCCGCGAGGTGCTCAGCGAGGCCGGCTTCGACCCGAACCTGGTGCAGCTCGCGGCCGAGGCGCCGGGGGAGCGGTTGGCGACCGTCCTCGCCGGCCGCCCCGAGGTGCGGATCATCGACTTCACCGGCTCCACCGAGTACGGCGACTGGCTGGAGGCCAACGCCCGTCAGGCCACCGTCTACACCGAGAAGGCCGGTGTCAACACGATCATCGTCGACTCCACGGCGGACTTCGCCGGCATGTGCCGCAACATTGCCTTTTCCCTCTCGCTCTACAGCGGCCAGATGTGCACCACCCCGCAGAACATCCTGGTGCCGGCCGGCGGCATCGAAACCGATCAGGGGCACAAGAGCCCGGACGAGGTGGCCGACGGCATCGCCGCCGCGATCGGCAAACTGACCGGCGACCCGGCCCGGGCGGTCGAGCTCATCGGCGCGATCGTCGACGACGCGGTCCTCGACCGGCTCGCCGCAGCGGCCAAGCTCGGCGAACCGGTGCTGGAGTCGCGGGAGATCAGCCACCCGGCCTACCCGAACGCGGTGGTGCGTACCCCGCTGGTCGTCAAGCTCGACGCGGACGCCGACGACGTCTACGGCCGGGA
Proteins encoded:
- a CDS encoding inositol monophosphatase family protein, producing MADDPLALDDLLTIATQATARGAELIRTREPGHLAGKGDRDYASEVDLAVERELRAFLADATPHVGFLGEEEGVSGVGDGPQWVLDPVDGTVNFAHGVPLCGVSLALVRDRRPVVGVIELPLLGGRYTATLGGGAWRDDRPIRVRGTTRLPDALVNLGDFAVGDEAAERNAARFALTQRMARGALRVRMLGSAAIDLVWVADGRTDVSIALSNKPWDMAAGTLIAREAGAAVVDIDGTPHSLDSFATIAAAPQLLDEVLAQVRAAADDGGLT
- a CDS encoding GNAT family N-acetyltransferase, encoding MDITITPLDPADEAAFEQAYQIKRSATSVPDIPPTPRQWFEALLRHQRHSVRFEAALASVDGVPVGLVAMEFPLLDNLDNVGVDIQVAPGHRRRGIGRALYAYAVRRAREVGRTRIMGHSADTMPGGVARDPAPTAFALAVGVKSALVEARRRLEIDAVDQPALDVMLAEDWRRAPGYELLTWVGPCPEDYRADLAYLDGRMVTDSPMGDLEWEPEKVDADRIHEADLAREAAGTRSYHTVTRHLDSGRIVAWSNITRQAEPDWHAYQQITIVDPDHRGHRLGTIVKIENLRFTLRHEPALRVIDTWNADSNQHMIAINEALGFRAVDIWQNWQQTI
- a CDS encoding STAS/SEC14 domain-containing protein: MITRIGQEGNVLGYEVAGKLTEQEYQDLYRELRAAIAEYGSVSVLGRLPDDGLPGMELSAIDDRLRFAREHLTDIDRAAVVGGNRVAEWVTRASDAMTPIELRHFHAGAEQQAWDWLRRARPV
- the thrC gene encoding threonine synthase; this translates as MTSLIDASTTSPDSAPVSTTSPARVLVCRGCGAEYPLAAQHACYECFGPLEVGYDPAALARVTRADIEAGPANIWRYAPLLPAGQDPATRVSLDPGFTPLVPAAALAAELGIRAPLWVKDDSANPTHSFKDRVVSVALTAARTLGFSRFACASTGNLANSVAAHAARAGVPSIVFIPGDLEPGKIVTTAVYGGELVAIEGSYDDVNRLCSELVETDEFEDTAFVNVNVRPYYAEGSKTLGYEVAEQLGWRIPEQVVIPMASGELLTKVDKAFTELVEIGLVDAPANGWRVFGAQSAGCNPIATALHRDTDQIVPVKPTGIAKSLNIGDPAAGLYALEAVRRTGGWMDYADDDEIRAGIRLLARTTGVFAETAGGVTTAVLKKLVGSGRLDPAAETVVYNTGEGLKTIDAVAGQVGPTHRVKPSLRSVREAGLLG
- the paaN gene encoding phenylacetic acid degradation protein PaaN — encoded protein: MTETPHPLYVTHADTLARALTAIVERDYWSAYPESPSPRIYGEHAAAEGAAAFRAYLGRDFPLDQPTATGEPVATDDSPFGIELGARYPRADADQLITAARAALPAWREAGPRSRAGVCLEILARLHEHSFELANAVQFTTGQAFVMAFQAGGAHALDRALEAIAYAYAEMTRHPRTAGWEKPTGRGEPLRMAKTFHVVPRGVALVIGCHTFPTWNSYPGLFASLVTGNPVLVKPHPGAVLPLAITVRYAREVLSEAGFDPNLVQLAAEAPGERLATVLAGRPEVRIIDFTGSTEYGDWLEANARQATVYTEKAGVNTIIVDSTADFAGMCRNIAFSLSLYSGQMCTTPQNILVPAGGIETDQGHKSPDEVADGIAAAIGKLTGDPARAVELIGAIVDDAVLDRLAAAAKLGEPVLESREISHPAYPNAVVRTPLVVKLDADADDVYGREWFGPVTFVVATASTAHSVEIFRRTVAARGALTAGVYSTDQRVLADVETAALDVGVHLSANLTGGVFVNQSAAFSDFHASGANAAANSALTDGAYVAGRFRIVQSRRHV